In Priestia megaterium NBRC 15308 = ATCC 14581, the following proteins share a genomic window:
- a CDS encoding spore germination protein, translating to MIKGSESVVMINSNDRITTPQTAIIVINFILGTGILTLPRTAAEQVKTPDVWLTVILGGIVTMIAGIIMVKLSRKFPGKTFYQYSKEITGKWLSKLISLLMIGYFLLLGGFHARSLAEVTGYLLLEGTPTWAIIMPFMWISLYLIRGGINSIARLFEIIFPITVILFLLVAFMSMKIFEIDNLRPVLGSGVLPVLKGVKTTALAFTGPEIMLIILAFMKEPHKAGKAVLVGITIPIFIYVITVVMVIGALSIDGVVIRTWPTLDLIRSFELTGLIFERFDSLLLVVWIMQMFASFTINHYAASLGLSQLFQKNIHPFMYGLLPVIYLISMIPKNINDVFKLGDVIGNIALVLFGFLPLLLLIISKVKGVKYETNL from the coding sequence ATGATAAAAGGAAGTGAATCAGTGGTAATGATAAATTCAAACGATCGTATTACGACGCCACAAACAGCTATTATTGTCATCAATTTTATACTTGGAACTGGTATTCTGACGTTGCCGCGAACAGCTGCGGAACAAGTGAAAACACCAGATGTGTGGTTAACTGTTATTCTAGGAGGAATAGTCACTATGATAGCAGGGATAATCATGGTGAAGTTAAGCCGGAAATTCCCTGGAAAGACGTTTTATCAATACAGTAAAGAAATTACAGGGAAATGGTTGAGTAAGTTAATTAGCTTACTTATGATAGGTTATTTTTTACTGCTTGGTGGTTTTCACGCCCGTTCATTGGCAGAAGTAACCGGATATCTCTTGCTGGAAGGAACGCCGACGTGGGCTATTATTATGCCATTTATGTGGATAAGCCTCTATTTAATTAGAGGAGGCATTAATTCGATCGCTCGACTGTTTGAAATTATATTCCCTATTACCGTTATTCTTTTTTTACTGGTAGCTTTTATGAGTATGAAAATATTTGAAATAGATAATCTGCGCCCAGTACTTGGATCAGGGGTCCTTCCTGTACTAAAAGGGGTAAAAACAACTGCTCTTGCATTTACGGGTCCTGAAATTATGTTAATCATTTTAGCTTTTATGAAAGAACCACACAAAGCAGGAAAAGCTGTGCTAGTTGGAATTACTATTCCTATATTTATTTATGTGATTACTGTTGTAATGGTTATTGGAGCGTTATCGATTGATGGAGTAGTAATAAGAACATGGCCAACGCTTGATTTAATAAGGAGTTTTGAGCTGACAGGCTTGATTTTTGAACGATTTGATTCCTTGCTGCTAGTTGTATGGATCATGCAGATGTTTGCTTCTTTTACTATTAACCATTACGCCGCTTCATTAGGACTGTCTCAGCTTTTCCAAAAAAACATTCATCCATTTATGTATGGTTTGCTTCCGGTTATATATCTTATTTCCATGATTCCTAAAAATATTAATGATGTATTTAAATTGGGAGATGTGATTGGCAATATCGCCTTAGTTTTATTTGGCTTTTTGCCGCTGCTTCTTCTCATTATTTCAAAAGTAAAGGGAGTAAAGTATGAAACAAACCTTTAA
- a CDS encoding Ger(x)C family spore germination protein: MKQTFNHFQFLLVLFSVFLLLPLAGCWSSHEIEEQSFGVGVAYDKGKESIAEKEFDEQGGGYTKKNLITSTYQLITPQVASSTTKQGGSQQKSYVNISETGDSPFQMLRELSLRSDTPLTSPHMKVMVISEALARAYSLEQLVDQTLRDNDFRPSCLVFISKGRASDTLESKTAGEIPAFHLYGMIDNTYRTTRILPPMPLIKLASKIQTGSSFLMQNVLSANGEIKFAGAGIIKGKTSKMIGFLNEEELDGLAWITGKGKGGLVKSFDKKTGQLIVYEIESMKSHIQPHVKGDNISFDVHIESVGRLSESWMTSGSAFNNQFLQNAQKTSEKKVKYLVTNVLEKMQTKYKVDVAGFGNQLRIKQPRTWMRVKENWDQTFSEVPINYDVKLTIKDYGASGSKK, from the coding sequence ATGAAACAAACCTTTAACCATTTCCAGTTCCTATTGGTTTTGTTTTCTGTTTTTTTGCTCTTACCTCTGGCAGGCTGCTGGAGCAGTCATGAAATTGAAGAGCAAAGTTTTGGAGTGGGTGTGGCTTATGATAAAGGTAAGGAGTCCATAGCTGAAAAAGAATTTGATGAACAAGGAGGAGGGTATACTAAAAAGAACCTGATTACGTCAACGTATCAACTTATCACTCCTCAAGTCGCAAGTTCAACGACTAAACAAGGAGGATCGCAGCAAAAATCATACGTAAATATCTCGGAAACAGGAGATTCTCCTTTTCAAATGCTTCGTGAATTATCTTTAAGAAGTGATACTCCTTTAACTAGTCCCCATATGAAAGTAATGGTTATCAGTGAGGCTCTTGCACGAGCGTATAGTTTAGAGCAATTAGTGGACCAAACTCTTCGGGACAATGATTTTAGACCTAGTTGCCTTGTGTTTATTAGTAAAGGAAGGGCTAGCGACACGTTAGAATCAAAAACAGCAGGAGAGATCCCGGCTTTTCACCTGTATGGAATGATAGACAATACGTATCGAACAACGCGAATTTTACCGCCCATGCCGCTTATTAAATTAGCAAGCAAGATTCAAACTGGGTCTAGTTTTCTGATGCAAAATGTATTATCAGCAAATGGAGAAATCAAATTTGCGGGTGCTGGTATAATTAAAGGGAAAACAAGCAAAATGATTGGGTTTTTGAATGAAGAAGAACTAGATGGTTTGGCTTGGATCACAGGAAAAGGAAAAGGTGGCCTAGTGAAAAGCTTTGATAAAAAGACCGGTCAGCTGATTGTATATGAAATAGAGTCTATGAAAAGTCACATTCAACCCCATGTTAAAGGAGATAATATCTCTTTTGATGTACACATTGAATCAGTGGGAAGGCTATCTGAAAGTTGGATGACCTCAGGGAGCGCTTTTAATAATCAATTTTTACAGAATGCGCAAAAAACTTCAGAAAAAAAAGTAAAGTACCTGGTAACAAACGTACTAGAAAAAATGCAAACAAAATATAAAGTTGATGTTGCAGGTTTCGGAAATCAATTGAGAATTAAGCAGCCTAGAACATGGATGAGGGTCAAAGAAAATTGGGATCAAACATTTAGTGAAGTGCCAATTAACTATGATGTGAAGTTAACGATTAAAGATTATGGAGCATCCGGGTCAAAAAAGTAA
- a CDS encoding YtoQ family protein, with amino-acid sequence MNLTVYLAGQIHDNWRDEIKNQAEQLNLPLTFVGPMTDHDRSDNIGEEILGKQPNAVLKDEAASQINNLRTQVLLKKSDVVIALFGEKYKQWNSAMDAATAIALDKPLILVRPEKLHHPLKELANKAQVVVETPEQALQALAYIFE; translated from the coding sequence ATGAACTTAACCGTATACCTTGCTGGGCAAATTCACGATAACTGGCGAGACGAAATTAAAAACCAAGCAGAACAATTAAACCTTCCCCTTACCTTTGTCGGTCCCATGACAGACCATGACCGCTCCGACAACATTGGAGAAGAAATTTTAGGAAAACAGCCTAACGCTGTCTTAAAAGATGAAGCTGCTTCTCAAATTAATAATTTACGTACGCAGGTGCTCCTTAAAAAATCTGATGTGGTTATTGCTTTATTTGGCGAAAAATACAAGCAGTGGAACAGCGCAATGGATGCGGCGACAGCCATTGCATTAGATAAACCGCTAATTTTGGTTCGCCCTGAAAAACTGCATCACCCGCTTAAAGAACTGGCAAACAAAGCCCAAGTTGTAGTCGAAACGCCAGAACAGGCTCTTCAAGCATTAGCTTATATTTTTGAATAA
- a CDS encoding ABC transporter ATP-binding protein has protein sequence MTETVLQVDHVSKVIGKKTILHDVSLSVERGEIFGLLGPNGSGKTTLIRTVVGLIKETEGTIIVNGFPLKEQFTSAMKSIGAIIENPEFYDYLTGYQNLKHFANMHEGITSERLDEVIALVKLENSIHAKVKTYSLGMRQRLGVAQAILHKPALLLLDEPTNGLDPAGMREFRTYLQTLCREEGISILIASHLLKEVEALCDRVGIIQDGELKAIQDLSPNRQDQGMYVEFELSDAQKAADLLSQEFEVTMRSHIIDVAIVKEQIPAVNRKLVDSDILVYRITPVYETLEDSFMSVTEGEHHA, from the coding sequence ATGACAGAAACAGTGCTACAAGTAGATCATGTCAGTAAAGTAATTGGGAAGAAAACCATTTTGCATGATGTATCCTTATCGGTTGAGCGCGGTGAGATTTTCGGATTGCTTGGTCCAAACGGCTCTGGAAAAACAACGTTAATTCGTACCGTCGTAGGACTCATCAAAGAAACAGAGGGAACAATTATCGTCAATGGATTTCCTTTAAAAGAACAGTTTACATCAGCTATGAAATCAATTGGAGCGATTATTGAAAACCCTGAGTTTTATGATTATCTGACGGGCTATCAAAATTTAAAACACTTTGCGAATATGCATGAAGGGATCACATCAGAACGCTTGGATGAAGTGATTGCTTTAGTAAAGCTTGAAAACAGCATTCATGCAAAAGTGAAGACGTATTCTCTTGGGATGAGACAGCGTTTAGGAGTAGCTCAAGCCATTTTACATAAGCCTGCATTGCTTTTACTAGACGAACCAACAAATGGTCTAGACCCAGCGGGAATGAGAGAATTTCGTACATATTTACAAACGCTTTGCAGGGAAGAAGGAATTTCAATCTTAATCGCGAGCCACTTATTAAAAGAGGTAGAAGCATTATGTGACCGCGTTGGCATTATTCAAGACGGTGAGTTAAAAGCCATTCAAGATCTATCTCCAAATCGTCAAGACCAAGGAATGTACGTAGAATTTGAGTTGTCTGACGCGCAAAAAGCAGCGGATCTTTTATCACAAGAATTTGAAGTAACGATGAGATCACATATTATCGACGTGGCGATTGTAAAAGAACAAATTCCAGCTGTAAATAGAAAATTAGTGGACAGCGATATTTTAGTCTACCGAATCACTCCTGTGTATGAGACGCTTGAAGATTCGTTTATGTCCGTTACGGAAGGAGAGCACCATGCTTAA
- a CDS encoding ABC transporter permease, producing the protein MLKLIQNEHMKWFHKRSTKVTFITIGILTLCMALLMKKVANSAGTEDNILNFLSFSSGMLILIQFFALAVGGSMVAKEFEAGTIKLLLIRPARRSTILASKYLTLILISLYYLLSYLLFSFVWGALFFGFTSLEGDAQLLKNITLTYDSAYMETFMMMTFAFMLSSLFRNSALASSLAIVVSIGAKAVTGLVSQFGLWWGKFLLFANTNFVQYMDGMKTMFDGMTIPFSIFILVAHFVFFMGVAWAAFLKRDVAN; encoded by the coding sequence ATGCTTAAGCTAATTCAAAATGAACATATGAAATGGTTTCACAAAAGAAGCACAAAAGTCACGTTTATTACCATCGGTATTTTAACTCTTTGTATGGCTCTATTAATGAAAAAAGTAGCAAACAGTGCAGGAACAGAAGACAACATTTTGAACTTCCTGTCATTTAGTTCAGGTATGCTGATTCTCATTCAATTTTTCGCTCTTGCTGTTGGAGGGTCAATGGTTGCAAAAGAGTTTGAAGCAGGCACTATTAAGCTTCTTTTAATTCGCCCTGCTAGACGTTCAACGATTTTAGCATCCAAGTACCTAACCCTCATTTTAATTAGCTTGTATTATTTACTGAGCTATTTGCTTTTTTCGTTTGTATGGGGAGCCTTGTTCTTTGGATTTACCAGTCTAGAAGGAGATGCGCAGCTGCTTAAAAATATTACGCTTACGTATGACAGTGCGTATATGGAAACGTTTATGATGATGACGTTCGCATTCATGCTGTCGTCTTTATTTAGAAACAGCGCGCTTGCTTCCAGTCTGGCTATTGTCGTAAGTATCGGGGCGAAAGCTGTAACAGGACTAGTATCACAGTTTGGTTTATGGTGGGGGAAATTTTTACTGTTCGCCAACACGAACTTTGTGCAGTATATGGACGGAATGAAGACGATGTTTGACGGCATGACAATTCCATTTTCCATTTTCATCTTGGTGGCGCATTTTGTCTTCTTTATGGGCGTGGCATGGGCAGCGTTTTTGAAACGAGACGTAGCTAATTGA
- a CDS encoding Na+/H+ antiporter NhaC family protein, protein MEQQKGNGWALLPLGVFLVLFVGSGIITGDFYKLPVLVAIIIAAIVALAMNRKDSLNLKVERFAKGAGHPDIIIMVLIFILAGAFSQVAKGMGAVDSTVNLALSVLPQSLVVVGIFIIGAFISISMGTSMGTIAALGPIAVGISEQAHVSITLAIAAVVGGAMFGDNLSVISDTTIAAVRTQKTNMSDKLKVNFFIVLPAAIVTVILLLVMTLGNTSSVEIKDFSWFKILPYVGVLVAAIFGANVLSILTGGIVLAGVIGLADGSYTLSSLAKTVTEGIGGMSELIILSLLIGGMVELIRYNGGIQFLLNLLTRRIQTKKGGEFSIAGLVSLTNLATANNTISIITAGPLAKEISDKYSIDNRKSASLLDLFSCSVQGLIPYGAQMLLAAGFAKVSPIEIIPFTFYPMLTAVCGIIAIVIGFPRLNKKSKSSKEAA, encoded by the coding sequence ATGGAACAACAAAAAGGAAACGGCTGGGCGCTGTTACCGCTGGGCGTCTTTTTAGTCCTGTTTGTCGGATCAGGAATTATAACGGGAGATTTTTATAAGCTGCCTGTATTAGTAGCCATTATCATTGCAGCCATTGTGGCGCTGGCTATGAACCGCAAAGATTCACTTAATCTAAAAGTGGAACGTTTTGCTAAAGGAGCAGGACATCCTGATATCATTATTATGGTGCTTATTTTTATTTTAGCAGGTGCTTTTTCTCAAGTGGCTAAAGGCATGGGAGCTGTTGATTCAACGGTAAACTTAGCTCTGTCTGTGCTTCCGCAAAGCTTAGTGGTAGTCGGAATCTTTATTATTGGCGCATTCATTTCAATTTCGATGGGAACGTCAATGGGAACAATCGCAGCGCTAGGGCCTATCGCTGTAGGGATCAGTGAGCAAGCACATGTATCCATTACATTGGCAATTGCTGCCGTTGTTGGTGGTGCAATGTTTGGAGATAATTTATCCGTAATCTCTGATACGACTATTGCAGCAGTTCGTACGCAAAAAACAAATATGTCAGATAAATTAAAAGTGAACTTTTTTATTGTACTTCCTGCAGCGATTGTTACGGTAATTTTATTGCTTGTAATGACGCTAGGCAACACGTCATCAGTAGAAATTAAAGACTTCAGCTGGTTTAAAATCTTACCTTATGTGGGCGTCTTAGTCGCTGCGATATTTGGTGCAAACGTATTAAGTATTTTAACCGGAGGAATTGTATTGGCCGGCGTGATCGGATTAGCTGACGGAAGCTACACGCTTTCTTCTCTTGCTAAAACTGTGACAGAAGGTATTGGCGGAATGTCAGAGTTAATTATTTTATCTCTGCTAATCGGCGGAATGGTTGAGCTTATTCGCTATAATGGCGGTATTCAGTTCTTATTGAACTTATTAACACGACGTATCCAAACGAAAAAAGGCGGAGAATTCAGCATCGCTGGACTGGTAAGTTTAACAAATTTAGCAACGGCTAATAACACGATTTCAATTATTACGGCAGGTCCGTTAGCAAAAGAAATCTCTGATAAGTATTCAATTGATAATCGTAAATCAGCCAGTCTGCTTGACTTGTTTTCATGCAGCGTTCAAGGGCTTATCCCTTACGGCGCACAAATGCTTCTCGCAGCAGGATTTGCTAAAGTTTCACCGATTGAGATTATTCCATTTACATTCTACCCAATGTTAACAGCGGTTTGCGGAATCATTGCAATTGTAATTGGATTTCCTCGTTTAAATAAAAAGTCAAAGTCATCTAAAGAAGCTGCGTAA
- a CDS encoding LacI family DNA-binding transcriptional regulator translates to MTNIRDIAKKAGVSVSTVSRVLNHHPYVKEEKRRLVEQVIHELNYEQNINAVHLSKGKTNMIAVVLPFINHPYFSLLLEGVASQALEKQYQLVICQTNYDVKKEEEALHMLKTKQVDGVIICSRASSWSTIEYYQQYGPIAVCENVQNRSIRSVYVDHYAAFKQALLYLKEKGYTDIGYCIGRMTGTNSQQRQQAYKEYVERINQPYHPEWVFQGCLNVTDGEKVVEKLVQMKNRPQALLVTNDQVAIGIKAQCEQAGISVPGELAIIGFDNHPLSSYLQITTIELPLKEMGETLFTLVGSKVPQKIELPFRFIERKSV, encoded by the coding sequence ATGACAAATATCCGAGATATCGCAAAAAAAGCTGGTGTATCTGTTTCGACTGTATCCCGGGTGCTAAATCATCATCCGTATGTAAAAGAAGAAAAACGCCGGCTGGTAGAGCAGGTTATTCACGAACTTAATTATGAACAAAACATTAATGCCGTTCACTTATCAAAAGGGAAAACAAATATGATTGCCGTCGTCTTGCCTTTTATTAATCATCCGTATTTTAGTCTGCTTTTAGAAGGAGTGGCATCTCAGGCGTTAGAAAAGCAGTATCAGCTTGTTATTTGTCAGACGAACTATGATGTGAAAAAAGAAGAAGAAGCGCTTCATATGCTAAAAACAAAGCAAGTTGATGGAGTGATTATTTGTTCTAGAGCAAGCAGCTGGAGCACGATTGAATATTATCAGCAGTACGGTCCGATAGCCGTGTGCGAAAACGTACAGAATCGTTCTATTCGCTCCGTATACGTTGATCATTATGCAGCTTTTAAGCAGGCGCTCCTGTATTTAAAAGAAAAAGGATATACGGATATTGGCTACTGTATTGGAAGAATGACGGGTACGAATAGTCAACAGCGGCAACAAGCATACAAAGAATATGTAGAAAGAATAAATCAGCCTTATCATCCGGAATGGGTTTTTCAAGGCTGTTTGAACGTGACAGATGGTGAAAAAGTGGTTGAAAAACTAGTGCAGATGAAAAATCGGCCTCAGGCGCTTTTAGTAACAAACGATCAAGTCGCTATCGGAATAAAAGCTCAGTGCGAACAAGCGGGTATTTCAGTTCCTGGTGAATTAGCTATCATTGGTTTTGATAATCATCCGCTTTCTTCTTATTTACAAATAACAACGATCGAACTTCCTCTTAAGGAAATGGGAGAAACGCTTTTTACATTAGTGGGAAGCAAGGTTCCTCAGAAAATTGAGCTCCCTTTTCGGTTTATTGAGCGTAAAAGCGTATGA
- a CDS encoding transcriptional regulator SplA domain-containing protein has protein sequence MIVEKKEYQVGDQVFVIYRNPHTANVANINQAEIVEHPENKGEKALFLHESYHLLAEDDAVYSTYEEAEKMYNKIFDYEQYD, from the coding sequence ATGATCGTGGAGAAAAAAGAATATCAAGTGGGAGATCAAGTATTTGTTATTTACCGAAATCCTCATACGGCAAACGTTGCGAATATTAATCAGGCTGAAATTGTTGAACATCCTGAAAATAAAGGTGAAAAGGCGCTGTTTCTGCATGAGTCTTATCATTTGTTAGCTGAAGATGATGCCGTGTATTCAACGTATGAAGAAGCTGAAAAAATGTATAATAAGATATTTGATTATGAACAATATGACTGA
- the splB gene encoding spore photoproduct lyase, producing MIKPFVPQLVYIEPGAMEYPLGVQLKEKFEKMGIEIRQTTSHNQVRNIPGKNDLQKYRNAKSTLVVGVRKTLKFDTSKPSAEYAIPFATGCMGHCHYCYLQTTMGSKPYIRTYVNVEEILGQAEQYMQERAPQITRFEAACTSDIVGIDHLTHSLKRAIEYFGESELGQLRFVTKFHHVDHLLDAKHNGRTRFRFSINADYVIKNFEPGTSPLDYRIEAANKVAKAGYPLGFIVAPIYIHEGWQEGYRQLFEKLDASIPEESRDDITFEMIQHRFTKPAKRVIEKNYPKTKLEMNEEERRYKWGRYGIGKYVYAKDEEQELRETLEYYIDQYFPNAKIEYFT from the coding sequence ATGATAAAACCTTTTGTACCTCAATTAGTATATATTGAGCCAGGGGCAATGGAGTACCCGCTTGGTGTTCAATTAAAAGAAAAATTTGAGAAGATGGGAATTGAGATTCGTCAAACAACTTCTCATAATCAAGTCCGTAATATACCGGGAAAAAATGATTTGCAAAAATACCGCAATGCCAAGTCGACTTTAGTAGTTGGCGTGCGTAAAACATTGAAATTTGATACATCTAAACCGTCAGCTGAATATGCAATACCATTTGCAACAGGGTGTATGGGGCACTGTCACTATTGTTATTTACAGACAACAATGGGAAGCAAACCATATATTCGTACGTACGTGAATGTTGAAGAAATATTAGGTCAAGCAGAGCAATATATGCAGGAGAGAGCCCCTCAAATAACGCGATTTGAAGCGGCTTGTACCTCTGATATCGTAGGAATTGACCATTTAACACATTCATTAAAGCGCGCGATTGAATATTTTGGGGAAAGTGAACTAGGTCAACTGCGCTTTGTGACTAAATTTCATCACGTGGATCATTTATTGGATGCTAAACATAATGGCCGCACGCGCTTTCGCTTTAGCATAAACGCGGATTATGTTATAAAAAACTTTGAACCCGGTACATCCCCTCTTGATTACCGGATTGAGGCTGCTAATAAAGTTGCAAAAGCCGGATATCCACTTGGCTTTATTGTGGCGCCTATTTACATTCATGAAGGTTGGCAGGAAGGGTATCGTCAGTTGTTTGAAAAGCTTGATGCTTCTATACCTGAAGAGTCAAGAGATGATATTACATTTGAAATGATTCAGCATCGCTTTACCAAGCCGGCCAAGCGGGTAATCGAGAAAAACTATCCGAAAACAAAGCTTGAGATGAATGAAGAAGAGCGCCGCTACAAGTGGGGGCGTTACGGAATTGGAAAGTATGTATACGCAAAAGATGAAGAACAAGAATTAAGAGAGACGTTGGAATATTACATTGATCAGTATTTTCCAAATGCAAAAATCGAGTACTTTACGTAA
- a CDS encoding DUF2339 domain-containing protein, whose amino-acid sequence MEKERIEELERKISSLEEDVAKLKSLVYKTNSPRPAVHAPPKQRQETTKRPAQTAAKSSQAIEEPVDWEKVLFQTWLPRIFIFVFIIGVLWGFKAASDYGLMNEKAKVVLGFVLSIGFAVTGHFQIKKSRLVLGQVLVGGAIPILMLTTFAMHSLYHLAGPTLAFMLNATWIILGIAATVFYRSQALGIISAVGGVLVPFLIESNSPNALVFIGYETFLYIAFLYVAVKQKYSILYVLSAVLLNLTLLIYYSFVGDNDVKGLLGVAILIQHLCLLSSFFLSKSVLQIYAFTLLSSLAVTYGWLLAVFDDGTTTLVLLALVIIYVLGAYAVRSSKEKFEFFITYLIVAVAFFIHQLVDLREGVILYVIQGLAVYYIAMTYKNLLHQLFSYTIYILSATYILVTPIEQVLSLPTLNWLVVLASILVFIWISIQKTEKDEHDTFKIGGSIVFSILSLIFATEVTVAGTTDLSANTQTLIMTAVWLVLSITAFIIGALKTFKTATYVGVGILFLTLFKLVLYDLPFIPMAIRALLFIVLGAIGLIISRLFYKKK is encoded by the coding sequence ATGGAAAAAGAAAGAATAGAAGAACTTGAACGAAAAATAAGCAGTTTAGAAGAAGACGTAGCCAAGCTAAAGTCGCTCGTATATAAAACAAATTCTCCAAGACCAGCAGTTCACGCTCCTCCCAAGCAGCGCCAGGAGACGACTAAACGTCCTGCTCAAACAGCAGCTAAAAGCTCACAGGCAATAGAAGAGCCTGTTGATTGGGAAAAAGTTCTTTTTCAAACATGGCTGCCGAGAATTTTTATTTTTGTATTTATCATTGGCGTGCTATGGGGATTTAAAGCAGCCTCTGACTATGGGTTAATGAATGAAAAAGCAAAAGTTGTTCTCGGCTTTGTGCTTTCGATAGGTTTTGCTGTGACAGGTCATTTTCAAATTAAAAAGAGCAGGCTGGTGCTCGGGCAAGTACTTGTAGGAGGAGCTATTCCTATTCTCATGTTAACGACGTTTGCCATGCATAGCCTATACCATTTAGCAGGACCAACGCTGGCTTTTATGCTAAATGCGACTTGGATCATCTTAGGAATTGCAGCAACAGTCTTTTATCGTTCGCAGGCGCTAGGTATTATTAGCGCCGTGGGAGGCGTACTAGTTCCGTTTCTTATTGAAAGTAATTCGCCTAATGCGCTTGTTTTCATCGGCTATGAAACGTTTCTGTATATAGCCTTTTTATATGTGGCAGTCAAACAAAAATATTCTATTTTATATGTACTTTCGGCGGTACTATTAAATCTTACCCTACTGATTTACTATTCGTTTGTTGGTGATAATGATGTAAAAGGGTTATTAGGTGTGGCGATTCTTATTCAGCATTTATGCTTACTTTCTAGTTTTTTTCTATCAAAGTCCGTACTGCAAATATATGCGTTTACCCTTTTATCGAGTTTGGCAGTTACGTACGGCTGGCTGCTCGCCGTTTTTGACGATGGTACGACTACACTGGTGCTGCTTGCGTTAGTTATTATTTACGTATTAGGTGCTTACGCAGTTAGAAGTTCTAAAGAGAAATTTGAATTTTTTATCACCTATTTAATTGTTGCAGTAGCGTTTTTTATTCATCAGCTCGTCGATTTAAGAGAAGGAGTGATTTTATATGTGATTCAAGGGCTTGCAGTTTACTATATCGCCATGACGTACAAAAATCTTCTTCATCAACTGTTTTCTTATACGATTTATATACTGAGCGCAACGTATATCTTAGTTACACCAATCGAACAAGTGCTGTCTCTTCCGACATTAAATTGGCTTGTTGTGTTAGCATCTATTCTAGTATTTATATGGATCAGCATTCAAAAAACAGAAAAAGATGAGCATGATACGTTCAAAATTGGAGGAAGTATTGTTTTTTCTATTCTTTCTTTAATTTTTGCAACGGAAGTGACGGTCGCTGGAACCACTGATCTTTCCGCTAATACACAAACGCTTATTATGACGGCCGTTTGGCTAGTGCTGTCCATTACTGCATTCATTATAGGAGCACTTAAAACGTTTAAAACAGCAACGTATGTCGGCGTGGGCATTTTGTTCTTAACACTTTTTAAACTCGTTTTATATGATTTACCTTTTATCCCAATGGCTATAAGGGCCTTGTTATTTATCGTCTTAGGAGCTATCGGTCTAATTATTTCACGCCTATTTTATAAAAAGAAGTAG